The Hyphomicrobium sp. MC1 genome window below encodes:
- a CDS encoding heparinase II/III family protein → MSLNVSERLKIRSLSVERLRRRAVTLTLSSPFLRWRYAGNGADQILIVPQELRAADPSFWTEVSHGYFGLAAEIADLKGASVFRITPPSVAWERELHGFGWLRHLAATEEDEAAAAARELVLEWIALKRISHGIAYEPEVVARRLISWISQANMLLEDLDARAYTQIMSSIGQQIGALRTTWRNAPDGVPRMVCLIALVLTGLAVSGHDKQLKDAEAALIVELKRQILEDGGHISRSASVLEDVVLDLLPLGQCFGSRALVAPDEINAAVRKSLRFLRFMRLGDGMLARFNGVSTGSPAALATVLGYASDGDFDIMPVARASGYARLERGTTIIMTDVGSPPPLELSTEAQAGALSFEMTSRQYLIFANGGFPGPADHDWDSVARATASHNTLCLTETSSSRLIRHEQLESMVAGLPIRGPDTVSFEFHDSPTQAEITATHDGYLKRFGLIHGRRLALAPKGDKLEGVDTLEPPKGTLRLKQDLPYAIHFHLHPDCRCQSAGHAQCRLTLPDGEVWIFAADETAQMSIEESLYFVDSAGPRPSLQIVLRGTTFGETSVHWSVRAEAAESAPNS, encoded by the coding sequence TTGAGTCTCAATGTTTCGGAACGGCTGAAAATCCGCTCGCTCTCGGTCGAGCGATTGCGACGTCGCGCCGTAACGTTGACGCTCTCGTCTCCATTCCTGCGGTGGCGATACGCCGGCAATGGCGCCGATCAGATCCTGATCGTCCCCCAGGAACTGCGCGCTGCCGATCCAAGCTTCTGGACCGAAGTTTCACACGGCTACTTCGGACTTGCCGCTGAGATTGCGGATCTCAAAGGCGCATCCGTCTTTCGCATCACACCGCCCAGCGTCGCTTGGGAACGGGAACTGCATGGCTTCGGCTGGCTTCGTCACCTCGCCGCAACCGAAGAGGACGAAGCCGCAGCCGCCGCACGTGAGCTTGTGCTCGAATGGATCGCCCTCAAGCGCATCTCTCACGGCATCGCCTACGAGCCCGAGGTCGTCGCCCGCCGTCTGATCTCCTGGATCTCGCAAGCGAACATGCTGCTCGAAGACCTCGACGCGCGCGCTTACACCCAGATCATGTCCAGCATCGGCCAGCAGATCGGCGCGCTGCGGACGACGTGGCGCAATGCACCCGACGGCGTACCGCGCATGGTCTGCCTGATCGCGCTGGTGCTGACAGGTCTCGCCGTCTCCGGTCACGACAAACAGTTGAAGGATGCCGAGGCCGCGCTCATCGTCGAGTTGAAGCGGCAAATCCTCGAGGACGGCGGCCACATCAGTCGCAGCGCCAGCGTGCTCGAAGATGTCGTTCTCGATCTGCTGCCGCTCGGTCAGTGTTTTGGCTCACGCGCGCTGGTCGCGCCGGACGAGATCAACGCTGCGGTCCGAAAATCTCTGCGTTTCTTGCGTTTCATGCGTCTTGGCGATGGCATGCTGGCGCGCTTCAACGGCGTCAGCACCGGCTCGCCAGCCGCCCTCGCCACCGTCCTGGGCTACGCCAGCGACGGCGATTTCGATATCATGCCGGTGGCCCGCGCCTCCGGCTACGCCCGCCTCGAACGCGGCACCACGATTATCATGACTGACGTCGGCTCGCCGCCACCGCTCGAACTTTCAACGGAAGCGCAGGCAGGCGCGCTGTCTTTTGAAATGACGTCGCGCCAGTACCTGATCTTTGCCAACGGCGGTTTTCCCGGTCCAGCCGATCACGACTGGGATTCGGTCGCCCGCGCCACCGCCAGCCACAACACGCTCTGCCTCACCGAGACGTCATCCTCGCGCCTGATCCGCCACGAGCAATTGGAATCGATGGTCGCCGGCCTGCCGATCCGCGGCCCCGACACCGTTTCATTCGAATTTCACGACAGCCCGACGCAGGCAGAAATCACCGCAACGCACGACGGCTATCTGAAACGCTTCGGCTTGATCCACGGCCGACGCTTGGCGCTTGCGCCCAAAGGCGACAAACTCGAAGGCGTCGATACGCTCGAACCGCCCAAGGGAACGCTGCGACTGAAGCAGGACCTCCCCTACGCCATCCATTTTCATCTACATCCGGATTGCCGTTGTCAGTCCGCGGGCCACGCTCAATGCCGCCTCACCCTTCCCGACGGCGAGGTCTGGATTTTCGCGGCCGACGAGACGGCACAGATGTCGATTGAGGAAAGCCTTTACTTTGTCGACAGCGCCGGACCGCGTCCAAGCCTGCAAATCGTACTGCGCGGCACGACATTCGGCGAGACGTCTGTTCACTGGTCCGTGCGAGCCGAAGCGGCTGAGTCCGCTCCGAATTCGTAA
- a CDS encoding RsmB/NOP family class I SAM-dependent RNA methyltransferase, whose product MQDHTKSKNSTPRPPRARAGGPSSPRGGASRPRPAQSPDGLKTRDVAVSALYTVLVERRPFDDAFARAAAARDLPGRDRAFARLIATTALRHRGSLQAVLSTYLAKPLPERMGRLDEILLAAVAQLLLLQTPPHAAISLAVDQCRADSSAKRFANLANAVLRRVSESGHGRLADLDNIALTFPDWLLARWSDAYGAAAARQIARASLAEPALDLTVKSNHERWAKEIGAVVLPTGSIRCAQAGRIEELPGYLDGAWWVQDAAAALPVKLMGDVAGLSVLDLCAAPGGKTAQLATAGANVTAVDKSAGRLGRLSENLARLGLTAATAVSDALTFSTDRQFDAVLLDAPCTATGTIRRHPDILYLKRPEDVGALAALQKRLLDHSASLVKPGGMLVYCTCSLEPEEGEMQVEAFLESHPDFARRPITLDTDTIPMSWRTPAGDLRTLPTQFADLPEGLQGLDGFFAASLMKTC is encoded by the coding sequence GTGCAAGATCATACAAAATCCAAAAATTCCACGCCGCGACCGCCTCGTGCGCGCGCTGGCGGCCCGTCGTCTCCCCGAGGCGGCGCATCCCGTCCACGACCGGCGCAAAGCCCGGACGGGCTGAAAACGCGCGACGTCGCCGTCTCCGCGCTCTACACTGTGCTTGTCGAGCGGCGCCCGTTTGACGACGCGTTTGCGAGAGCCGCCGCCGCGCGCGATCTCCCGGGCCGCGACCGCGCTTTCGCACGTCTCATCGCCACCACGGCGCTCCGGCATCGCGGATCGCTGCAAGCCGTCCTCAGCACCTATCTCGCCAAGCCGCTGCCCGAACGCATGGGCCGCCTCGACGAAATTTTGCTCGCAGCCGTGGCGCAGCTTCTGCTGCTGCAGACGCCGCCGCACGCGGCAATCTCGCTCGCCGTCGATCAATGCCGTGCCGACAGCTCCGCCAAGCGCTTCGCCAACCTCGCCAACGCCGTTCTGCGCCGCGTCAGCGAAAGCGGACACGGCCGCTTGGCCGACCTCGATAATATCGCGCTGACCTTTCCCGATTGGCTGCTGGCGCGCTGGAGCGACGCCTATGGCGCGGCGGCTGCCCGCCAGATCGCCCGCGCGTCCCTCGCTGAGCCTGCCCTCGACTTGACGGTCAAATCCAATCACGAACGGTGGGCAAAAGAGATTGGTGCCGTTGTCCTGCCAACCGGCTCGATCCGTTGCGCGCAGGCCGGACGTATCGAAGAGCTGCCCGGCTATCTCGACGGCGCTTGGTGGGTGCAGGACGCCGCCGCCGCGCTTCCCGTCAAGCTGATGGGCGACGTCGCCGGATTGTCGGTGCTCGATCTTTGCGCCGCGCCCGGAGGCAAGACGGCCCAGCTTGCGACCGCCGGGGCCAATGTCACCGCCGTCGATAAATCGGCAGGACGTCTCGGCCGCCTGAGCGAAAACCTTGCGCGCCTGGGGCTGACCGCGGCCACCGCCGTTTCCGACGCCTTGACCTTCAGCACCGACCGGCAATTCGACGCCGTCCTTCTCGATGCCCCCTGCACTGCGACCGGCACGATCCGTCGTCATCCCGATATTCTCTATCTGAAGCGGCCCGAGGATGTCGGTGCGCTGGCGGCCCTACAGAAACGGCTCCTCGACCACTCGGCTAGCCTTGTGAAACCCGGCGGCATGCTCGTGTACTGCACCTGCTCGCTCGAACCGGAAGAGGGCGAAATGCAGGTCGAAGCCTTTCTCGAGAGCCACCCCGATTTCGCGCGTCGCCCGATTACCCTCGACACCGACACGATCCCGATGTCGTGGCGCACGCCCGCCGGCGACCTGCGGACGCTGCCGACGCAATTTGCCGATTTACCGGAAGGACTTCAGGGCCTTGACGGATTTTTCGCGGCATCTCTGATGAAGACCTGTTGA
- the htpX gene encoding zinc metalloprotease HtpX — translation MPMNYLKTAMLLALLTGIFLVLGALVGGKTGLVFAFFIALATNAFSLWKSDSVVLHMFNAQEVTDATAPELVGIVRDLARQAELPMPRVYIMNNPQPNAFATGRSPSHAAVCASTGLLESLDRRELSGVIAHELSHIKNRDTLTMAVAATIGGAVSMFAQYMQFGMIFGGNRDGDRGGLGMIGTLAAIIIAPMAAGLVQMAISRSREYQADRMGAMICGNPLWLASALHRIDGAARRIPNEEAEAIPAAAHMFIINPLNGHGVDNLFSTHPNVENRIAALEALAREMGVSSGNSGMTSAPGSAPRGGATGEVWIGGKNYTKPPSPWG, via the coding sequence ATGCCCATGAACTACCTCAAGACCGCAATGCTGCTTGCATTGCTGACCGGCATCTTCCTTGTGCTCGGGGCGCTTGTTGGCGGCAAGACCGGCCTCGTATTCGCGTTTTTCATCGCGCTTGCAACGAACGCGTTCAGTCTCTGGAAGTCCGACAGCGTCGTCTTGCACATGTTCAACGCGCAGGAAGTGACTGACGCCACTGCGCCCGAACTGGTCGGCATCGTCCGCGACTTGGCGCGCCAGGCCGAACTGCCGATGCCCCGCGTCTACATCATGAACAATCCGCAGCCGAACGCCTTTGCGACCGGCCGCAGCCCATCGCACGCCGCCGTCTGCGCCTCGACCGGTTTGCTGGAATCTCTCGACCGGCGAGAGTTGTCCGGCGTCATCGCGCACGAACTCTCGCACATCAAAAATCGCGACACGCTGACGATGGCCGTTGCAGCGACCATCGGCGGCGCTGTTTCGATGTTTGCGCAATACATGCAGTTCGGCATGATTTTCGGTGGCAATCGCGACGGCGACCGCGGCGGCCTCGGCATGATCGGCACGCTTGCAGCAATCATCATCGCGCCGATGGCCGCAGGTCTCGTGCAGATGGCAATTAGCCGTTCACGTGAATATCAGGCCGACCGCATGGGCGCGATGATCTGCGGTAATCCGCTTTGGCTTGCATCTGCGCTTCATCGCATCGACGGCGCCGCCCGCCGCATTCCGAACGAAGAAGCGGAAGCGATACCGGCCGCCGCGCATATGTTCATCATCAATCCGTTGAACGGCCACGGCGTCGATAACCTGTTCTCCACCCATCCGAACGTCGAAAACCGGATCGCGGCGCTTGAAGCGCTGGCGCGCGAGATGGGTGTCAGTAGCGGAAATTCCGGTATGACGAGCGCGCCGGGTTCCGCACCACGCGGCGGCGCGACAGGAGAAGTCTGGATCGGCGGCAAAAACTATACTAAGCCTCCGAGCCCCTGGGGCTAA
- a CDS encoding DUF1674 domain-containing protein — protein sequence MTAKDDTVTDNEPRPRVLTPEAQRALAEAEARRKGRDAAQARPAEIGGREGPEPTRFGDWEKGGITSDF from the coding sequence ATGACCGCCAAAGACGACACTGTGACCGATAACGAGCCTCGTCCGCGCGTCCTGACGCCGGAGGCGCAGCGGGCGCTTGCCGAGGCCGAGGCGCGTCGAAAGGGGCGTGATGCTGCGCAGGCACGTCCTGCCGAAATCGGCGGTCGCGAGGGGCCGGAACCGACGCGTTTCGGCGACTGGGAGAAGGGCGGCATTACGTCCGATTTCTGA
- the acs gene encoding acetate--CoA ligase codes for MSDKVYAVPQAWAERAYVNDQSYDAMYQRSISDPEGFWSEAGKRLHWITPYTRAKNTSFAPGNVDIRWFEDGTLNVSANCIDRHVESRGDKVAIIWEGDNPNESEQITYRQLHERVQRFANVLKKLGVKKGDRVTIYLPMIPEAAYAMLACTRIGAIHSIVFGGFSPDSLQNRVEDAESKLIITADEGLRGGKSVPLKKNCDAALVKCKGDEKVLVVRRTGNPVPWTPGRDFWLHEELITVPAECEPEEMRAEDPLFVLYTSGSTGKPKGVVHTTGGYLVYASMTHQYVFDCRDDDVYWCTADVGWVTGHSYIVYGPLANGATTLMFEGIPTYPSASRFWDVVDKWKVSIFYTAPTAIRSLMGAGNELVNKSSRASLRLLGSVGEPINPEAWEWYHNVVGEGRCPIVDTWWQTETGGILIAPLPGATPLKPGSATKPFFGVKPALVDDKGKILDGDTQGNLVILDSWPGQSRTVYGDHDRFVQTYFSAYPGMYFTGDGCRRDADGYYWITGRVDDVINVSGHRMGTAEVESALVSHPKVAEAAVVGYPHDLKGQGIYCYVTLNTGENGDDALKKDLVAHVRREIGPIASPDLIQFSPGLPKTRSGKIMRRILRKIAEDDYGSLGDTSTLADPAVVDDLITNRQNRRMI; via the coding sequence ATGTCGGATAAAGTTTATGCCGTCCCCCAGGCGTGGGCGGAGCGGGCTTACGTCAATGATCAGTCTTATGACGCAATGTATCAGCGGTCGATCAGCGACCCTGAGGGCTTCTGGTCGGAAGCTGGTAAGCGGTTGCACTGGATCACACCCTATACGCGCGCCAAGAACACAAGCTTCGCGCCGGGCAACGTTGACATCCGCTGGTTCGAAGACGGGACGCTGAATGTCTCGGCGAACTGCATCGACCGTCACGTTGAATCGCGCGGCGATAAGGTTGCCATCATCTGGGAAGGCGACAACCCAAACGAGAGCGAGCAAATCACCTACCGCCAGCTCCACGAGCGGGTTCAGCGTTTCGCCAATGTCTTGAAGAAGCTCGGCGTCAAGAAAGGGGACCGCGTCACCATCTACCTGCCGATGATCCCTGAAGCAGCCTATGCCATGCTCGCCTGCACGCGGATCGGCGCCATCCATTCGATCGTGTTCGGCGGCTTCTCGCCTGACAGCCTTCAGAACCGGGTCGAAGACGCAGAATCGAAGCTCATCATCACGGCCGACGAAGGCCTCCGCGGCGGCAAGTCCGTTCCGCTCAAAAAGAATTGCGACGCGGCGCTGGTGAAATGCAAGGGTGACGAGAAAGTTCTCGTTGTCCGCCGCACCGGCAATCCCGTGCCTTGGACGCCGGGCCGCGATTTCTGGCTGCACGAAGAACTCATCACCGTCCCAGCCGAGTGCGAGCCGGAGGAAATGCGCGCCGAGGATCCGCTGTTCGTGCTTTACACGTCGGGCTCGACGGGTAAGCCGAAGGGCGTCGTCCACACGACGGGCGGCTATCTCGTCTACGCTTCGATGACGCATCAATATGTTTTCGATTGCCGCGACGACGATGTTTACTGGTGCACCGCCGACGTCGGCTGGGTCACCGGCCATAGCTACATCGTCTATGGCCCGCTCGCGAACGGCGCCACGACGCTGATGTTCGAAGGCATCCCGACCTACCCATCGGCTTCCCGCTTCTGGGACGTTGTCGACAAGTGGAAGGTCTCGATCTTCTACACCGCGCCAACCGCTATTCGCTCGCTGATGGGCGCGGGCAACGAACTTGTAAACAAATCGAGCCGCGCATCGCTGCGTCTGCTGGGATCGGTCGGCGAGCCGATCAACCCCGAAGCTTGGGAATGGTATCATAACGTCGTCGGCGAAGGCCGCTGCCCGATCGTCGATACGTGGTGGCAAACGGAAACCGGCGGCATTTTGATTGCGCCGCTTCCCGGCGCAACGCCGCTAAAACCTGGTTCCGCCACGAAGCCGTTCTTTGGTGTGAAACCGGCGCTTGTCGATGACAAAGGCAAGATCCTCGACGGCGACACGCAAGGAAACCTCGTCATCCTCGATAGCTGGCCGGGCCAGTCGCGCACCGTCTACGGCGATCACGATCGCTTCGTGCAGACCTACTTCTCGGCTTATCCCGGCATGTACTTCACAGGCGACGGCTGTCGCCGCGACGCCGACGGCTATTATTGGATTACAGGCCGCGTCGACGACGTCATCAACGTGTCGGGCCATCGCATGGGCACGGCGGAAGTCGAAAGCGCACTCGTTTCGCATCCAAAGGTCGCCGAGGCGGCCGTCGTGGGCTACCCGCACGACCTCAAGGGCCAAGGCATCTACTGCTATGTCACGCTCAACACGGGCGAAAATGGCGATGACGCTTTGAAAAAGGATCTGGTCGCCCACGTTCGCCGGGAAATCGGCCCGATCGCATCGCCCGATCTCATCCAGTTCTCACCTGGTCTGCCGAAGACGCGCTCGGGCAAGATCATGCGGCGTATCCTCCGCAAGATCGCCGAAGACGATTACGGTAGCCTGGGAGACACATCGACCCTCGCCGATCCGGCCGTGGTCGACGACCTCATCACAAACCGTCAGAACCGGCGCATGATCTGA
- a CDS encoding methyltransferase, protein MTGGKLDLTDPRDAERFILENTRPIAPPLVPEITLRLAEESLPIWQKTEDELGELNVPPPYWAFAWAGGQAVSRYLLDNQDVCRGLRVLDLGSGSGISAIAAAKAGASNVVAADIDLLALAACAVNAAANAVTLYTTDRDMLSAAPPRESIVIVGDLFYERELASRVLRFIDDAKNEGCSVYIGDPRRSYFPEGKFTPLAEYQVPVTRELEDFEIKRTTVWRA, encoded by the coding sequence ATGACCGGCGGCAAACTCGATCTCACAGATCCGCGCGACGCCGAGCGTTTCATCCTTGAAAATACCAGACCGATCGCCCCGCCTCTGGTTCCCGAAATCACGCTGCGGCTCGCCGAAGAATCTTTGCCGATCTGGCAGAAGACCGAGGACGAACTGGGCGAATTGAACGTTCCGCCGCCCTATTGGGCGTTCGCGTGGGCCGGCGGCCAGGCCGTCAGCCGGTACCTTCTCGACAATCAGGACGTCTGCCGCGGTTTGCGCGTGCTCGATCTCGGCAGCGGATCAGGCATCTCGGCGATCGCTGCCGCCAAAGCCGGGGCATCCAACGTCGTGGCAGCAGACATCGACCTGCTCGCGCTCGCGGCATGCGCCGTCAATGCCGCCGCCAATGCGGTGACGCTTTACACCACCGATCGAGACATGCTGTCGGCGGCGCCGCCCCGAGAAAGCATCGTCATTGTCGGCGATCTTTTCTACGAGCGCGAACTGGCCAGCCGCGTGCTGCGCTTCATCGATGACGCCAAGAACGAGGGATGCTCCGTCTACATCGGCGACCCTCGCCGCAGTTACTTTCCGGAAGGAAAGTTTACGCCGCTCGCCGAATACCAGGTACCGGTAACCCGCGAGCTTGAAGACTTCGAAATCAAACGGACCACCGTCTGGCGTGCTTAA
- a CDS encoding EVE domain-containing protein, whose amino-acid sequence MQTWLFKSEPDVFSWSDLIARGTKGEAWDGVRNYQARNNMRAMKIGDLGFFYHSNEGKEIVGIVRVIASAHPEAKDETGKWECVDVAAVVPVPSPVGLDAVKANPKLSGMVLVNNSRLSVQPVAADEWKEICKMGGVDLKKLKGS is encoded by the coding sequence ATGCAAACCTGGCTATTCAAATCCGAGCCCGACGTTTTTTCCTGGAGCGACTTAATCGCGCGTGGGACTAAAGGCGAAGCCTGGGACGGCGTCCGCAATTATCAGGCCCGCAACAATATGCGCGCTATGAAGATTGGCGATCTCGGGTTCTTCTACCATTCCAACGAAGGTAAGGAGATCGTCGGCATTGTGCGCGTCATCGCGTCCGCACATCCCGAAGCAAAAGACGAAACCGGCAAATGGGAATGCGTTGACGTTGCAGCTGTGGTGCCGGTCCCCTCGCCCGTCGGCCTCGACGCGGTCAAGGCCAATCCGAAACTGTCCGGTATGGTTCTCGTTAACAATTCCCGGCTGTCGGTCCAGCCGGTCGCCGCCGACGAATGGAAAGAAATCTGCAAGATGGGCGGCGTCGATTTGAAGAAGCTTAAGGGCTCATGA
- a CDS encoding GtrA family protein, translating into MALAPADDVTMPESGRGASHTAAVVPQLSRYSVVSVAALATDVAVYMSLCALAINAPVAGVVGYGVGMIAHYALSTAFVFDVVHARKSAPRRLAEFAASGLLGLMLTGLVIAVMTDYLAASTIAAKAVATIASFLVVFLVRRCIVFAPAADKNIWDANLVYSKSGSCG; encoded by the coding sequence ATGGCGCTCGCACCGGCTGATGACGTGACGATGCCCGAGAGCGGTCGCGGAGCGAGTCACACCGCCGCAGTCGTTCCGCAGCTATCGCGCTATTCCGTTGTCAGCGTTGCCGCGCTGGCGACGGACGTCGCCGTCTATATGTCGCTCTGCGCGCTCGCCATTAACGCTCCGGTAGCAGGTGTCGTCGGATATGGAGTGGGCATGATCGCTCATTACGCATTATCGACCGCCTTCGTCTTCGACGTCGTCCACGCCCGAAAATCGGCGCCGCGGCGCCTTGCGGAATTCGCGGCCTCCGGATTGCTCGGCTTGATGCTTACCGGCCTCGTCATTGCGGTGATGACTGACTACTTGGCCGCATCCACTATTGCGGCCAAAGCCGTCGCGACGATCGCCAGCTTTCTCGTGGTCTTTCTCGTTCGCCGCTGCATCGTCTTCGCGCCGGCTGCTGACAAAAATATCTGGGACGCCAACCTCGTTTACTCAAAATCAGGGTCTTGTGGCTAG
- a CDS encoding NAD(P)/FAD-dependent oxidoreductase has product MSHSEVFVIGAGPAGLTASYLLTKQGISTTVIEADPHYVGGISRTVNYKDFLFDIGGHRFFSKSKEVVDLWKEILPQDFISRPRMSRIYYDGKYYSYPLKAFEALGNLGVVESAMCVLSFMYKQAFPNEKPETFHDWVANQFGERLFSIFFKTYTEKVWGMSCDEISADWAAQRIKGLDLWSAMANALRNSVKPKGVKDGTGAHDGEVIKTLIESFQYPRKGPGMMWDAAAAKTRAQGGKIHMGTELSTLRYDARQNLWTIKARTPSGDLATFTSRHIISSAPIRELMHAFAEAPNALAAADNLRYRDFITVALVVNKPDLFPDNWIYIHEPSVKVGRIQNFRSWSPEMVPDSKLACLGLEYFCFEGDGLWAADDKDLLALARKELATIGLATEDDCVDGCVVRQKKAYPVYDDGYKRNVEAIRSELAEKYPTLHLVGRNGMHKYNNQDHAMMTSMLTVKNIAAGEMLYDIWNVNEDAEYHEAGGSGAEEALKSVRMVPAKLRKAG; this is encoded by the coding sequence ATGTCCCATAGCGAAGTGTTCGTCATCGGCGCGGGTCCGGCCGGTCTCACGGCATCGTATCTTCTGACCAAGCAAGGTATTTCGACGACCGTCATCGAGGCCGATCCGCACTATGTTGGCGGCATCAGCAGAACCGTCAACTACAAGGATTTCCTGTTCGACATTGGCGGCCATCGCTTCTTTTCGAAGTCGAAAGAAGTCGTCGATTTGTGGAAGGAAATCCTGCCACAGGATTTCATCAGCCGTCCGCGCATGAGCCGCATCTACTACGACGGCAAGTACTATTCTTACCCGCTGAAAGCCTTCGAAGCGCTCGGCAACCTCGGCGTTGTCGAAAGCGCCATGTGCGTGCTCTCGTTCATGTACAAACAAGCCTTCCCGAACGAAAAGCCGGAAACGTTTCACGACTGGGTCGCCAATCAGTTCGGCGAGCGCCTGTTCTCGATCTTCTTCAAGACCTACACGGAAAAAGTGTGGGGCATGAGCTGCGATGAAATCTCGGCCGACTGGGCTGCCCAGCGCATCAAAGGCCTCGATCTCTGGTCGGCGATGGCCAACGCGCTACGCAATTCCGTCAAGCCGAAGGGCGTCAAGGACGGCACGGGCGCACACGACGGCGAAGTCATCAAGACGCTGATCGAAAGCTTCCAGTATCCGCGCAAAGGTCCCGGCATGATGTGGGATGCGGCAGCGGCCAAGACCCGCGCCCAAGGTGGCAAGATCCACATGGGCACCGAGCTGTCGACCCTCAGATACGACGCTCGCCAGAACCTCTGGACCATTAAGGCCCGAACACCATCAGGCGATCTGGCAACCTTCACCTCGCGCCACATCATTTCATCGGCCCCGATCCGCGAGCTGATGCACGCTTTCGCCGAGGCCCCGAACGCGCTTGCCGCCGCCGACAATCTGCGCTACCGCGACTTCATCACGGTCGCCCTCGTCGTGAATAAGCCGGACCTCTTTCCTGACAACTGGATCTATATCCACGAACCGAGCGTAAAGGTCGGCCGCATTCAGAACTTCCGTTCGTGGTCGCCGGAAATGGTGCCCGACAGCAAACTCGCTTGCCTTGGCCTCGAATACTTCTGCTTCGAGGGCGATGGTCTCTGGGCAGCAGACGATAAAGACTTGCTGGCGCTCGCCCGCAAGGAGCTTGCAACGATCGGCTTGGCCACCGAAGACGACTGCGTCGACGGCTGCGTCGTCCGTCAGAAGAAGGCATATCCGGTCTACGATGACGGCTACAAGCGCAACGTCGAAGCCATCCGCTCTGAGCTTGCCGAAAAATACCCGACGCTGCACCTCGTCGGCCGCAACGGCATGCACAAGTACAACAACCAGGACCACGCGATGATGACCTCGATGCTGACGGTCAAAAACATCGCTGCCGGCGAAATGCTCTACGACATCTGGAACGTCAACGAGGACGCCGAATATCACGAAGCCGGCGGCTCAGGCGCGGAAGAAGCGCTAAAGAGCGTCCGCATGGTTCCCGCCAAGCTTCGCAAGGCAGGCTGA
- a CDS encoding NAD(P)H-dependent glycerol-3-phosphate dehydrogenase, with amino-acid sequence MTVPGAVLQIRSISVVGGGAWGTALAQTLSHGGTAVTLWAREPEVVDDINARHVNRTFLPGVDLNPAIRATGDLMSVAHADAILAVVPAQHLRGVMAKLATQIAPDTPIILCAKGIEQSTGRFMGDVLEEVAPRVLRVVLSGPSFAADVARGLPSALTLACRNETVGRALAATLSSRQMRLYWSSDVLGAELGGAVKNVLAIAAGIVAGRGLGASAHAALVTRGFAELRRFGEALGARPETLLGLSGLGDLILTCGSPQSRNMSLGRALGEGRTLAEILGARAAVTEGIYTCKALVRLAQEHGIDMPIAEAVNDIIEGRLMVDEAITALMQRPLKAED; translated from the coding sequence ATGACAGTCCCGGGGGCGGTTTTGCAGATACGTTCGATCAGTGTTGTCGGCGGCGGCGCCTGGGGCACGGCCCTCGCGCAGACGCTATCGCACGGCGGCACCGCGGTGACGCTTTGGGCGCGTGAGCCTGAGGTCGTCGACGACATCAACGCCCGTCATGTCAACCGCACGTTTCTGCCGGGCGTCGATCTCAATCCGGCGATCCGCGCGACCGGCGATCTCATGAGCGTTGCGCACGCCGATGCCATTCTCGCCGTCGTCCCGGCACAGCACCTGCGCGGCGTTATGGCGAAACTCGCGACGCAGATTGCACCCGATACCCCCATCATTCTTTGTGCCAAAGGCATCGAGCAATCGACCGGCCGGTTCATGGGCGACGTCCTGGAAGAGGTCGCGCCGCGCGTGCTTCGCGTTGTCCTTTCCGGACCGAGCTTTGCCGCCGACGTCGCCCGCGGCCTGCCATCGGCGCTGACGCTCGCCTGCCGCAACGAAACCGTCGGCCGCGCGCTCGCCGCAACGTTGTCTTCGCGCCAGATGCGCCTTTACTGGTCGAGCGACGTGCTCGGAGCCGAGCTCGGCGGCGCCGTCAAAAATGTTCTCGCCATCGCGGCCGGAATCGTCGCCGGACGCGGCCTCGGCGCCAGCGCGCATGCGGCCCTCGTGACACGCGGCTTTGCGGAGCTGCGCCGGTTCGGCGAAGCCTTGGGCGCGCGTCCCGAAACACTTCTCGGGCTATCCGGCCTGGGCGATCTCATCCTGACGTGTGGCAGTCCGCAGTCGCGAAACATGTCGCTTGGCCGCGCCCTCGGCGAGGGCCGCACGCTAGCTGAGATTCTGGGCGCCCGTGCCGCCGTCACGGAAGGCATCTATACCTGCAAGGCGCTCGTCCGCCTGGCGCAGGAGCATGGCATTGACATGCCGATCGCCGAAGCCGTCAACGACATCATCGAAGGCCGCCTCATGGTCGATGAGGCGATCACGGCGTTGATGCAGCGGCCTTTGAAAGCTGAAGATTGA